From the Solanum pennellii chromosome 4, SPENNV200 genome, one window contains:
- the LOC107016934 gene encoding F-box protein SKIP23-like: MPDWSKLQSDLLGVILSRMDLIEDYLNFSSVCKSWHSVAKEHRFISNLPRAPWLMLAEEDDGDEDDNTCRKFYSFYNDMIFKKRIPEAHGKGCMESMGWLITVGKEDGEISLLHPFSGVQIQLPHQNTTSLYEFNRTRFPWIFIKKAVLSANPSHTPDYVLMVIEGKTERLSFWRPGDLLWTRITKPIHFGYFSDVIYFNGSFYAITYGGCIQVCDFTGPEPASIRIIMQIARCIDCKYYILESLGSLFAVTQSGVGLRYFEDDSERIRLTFIPAIYNHDEVIQCMSGTIFFFVFKIDLDAHIYTPITDLGDRAFFLGANASFSVQASQFPGIKPNHIYFTDNCLGAYLHSERGGGLDMGMFNLADSSFQPHYDGVSLSRVCPPIWVTPTLC; the protein is encoded by the coding sequence ATGCCTGATTGGTCGAAACTTCAAAGTGATCTTCTGGGTGTAATTCTTAGTCGTATGGATTTGATTGAGGACTATCTGAATTTCAGTAGTGTCTGTAAATCCTGGCATTCGGTGGCCAAGGAGCACAGGTTTATCAGTAATTTGCCTAGGGCTCCATGGCTTATGCTAGCCGAGGAGGATGATGGTGACGAAGATGATAACACCTGTAGGAAATTCTATAGTTTCTATAATGacatgatttttaaaaagagaatTCCGGAAGCCCATGGGAAAGGATGTATGGAATCCATGGGATGGCTCATCACTGTAGGAAAAGAAGACGGTGAAATCAGTCTGTTACATCCTTTTTCGGGTGTACAAATCCAGCTGCCCCATCAAAATACCACATCACTTTATGAATTCAATCGCACTCGCTTTCCATGGATCTTTATCAAGAAAGCTGTTCTCTCAGCTAATCCTTCTCATACACCTGACTATGTTCTTATGGTCATTGAGGGAAAAACCGAGCGCCTGAGTTTTTGGAGACCAGGAGATTTGTTATGGACCAGGATTACCAAGCCCATCCACTTTGGATATTTTAGTgatgtgatatattttaatgGCAGCTTTTATGCGATCACTTATGGTGGTTGCATCCAAGTTTGTGATTTCACGGGCCCTGAGCCTGCTAGTATTCGTATAATAATGCAGATTGCACGATGTATTGATTGTAAGTATTACATCCTAGAATCACTAGGATCATTATTTGCAGTCACACAAAGTGGTGTTGGTTTAAGGTATTTCGAAGATGATAGCGAAAGAATTCGTTTGACGTTCATCCCAGCTATATATAATCATGATGAGGTTATACAGTGCATGTCcggaacaatttttttttttgttttcaagaTTGATTTAGATGCTCACATATATACGCCAATCACGGATTTAGGGGACAGAGCTTTTTTCCTGGGTGCTAATGCTTCTTTTTCGGTCCAAGCCTCTCAATTTCCGGGAATCAAGcccaatcatatttattttacagataattgtttaggtgcatACCTCCACTCCGAAAGAGGCGGCGGCTTGGACATGGGGATGTTCAACTTAGCAGATAGCAGTTTCCAGCCACATTATGATGGTGTTTCCCTCAGTCGTGTTTGTCCTCCAATTTGGGTCACACCAACTCTGTGCTGA
- the LOC107015596 gene encoding uncharacterized protein LOC107015596 has translation MAVNSSQEQSQDSLSFVKLPDEGTKGPLCESHLDMLNLKTPISMDALSNGGNHANLKNDSLDAYGSYCLAIDIDKRKFDAPKSTEEMNGNVKMDDYVSSMFQREISSLMGGKFMQQMMNNSFELPKFACKDKCLTEKVYDTPSNRLRKYKRSASFNSRRVVLLFSVMSCMGTIVLIYLTLRVRMSGDWAANV, from the exons ATGGCGGTGAATTCGAGCCAAGAG CAAAGCCAAGATTCCCTGAGTTTTGTTAAATTACCTGACGAAGGAACCAAAGGTCCTCTTTGTGAATCACATTTGGATATGTTGAACCTGAAGACTCCAATTTCAATGGATGCCCTATCAAATGGTGGAAACCATGCCAACCTGAAAAATGATAGCTTAGATGCTTATGGCTCATATTGTTTGGCCATAGATATTGACAAAAGAAAGTTTGACGCACCTAAATCCACTGAGGAAATGAATGGGAATGTTAAGATGGATGACTATGTATCT AGTATGTTTCAGAGAGAAATTTCATCACTGATGGGAGGAAAGTTCATGCAACAGATGATGAATAACAGCTTTGAGTTGCCCAAATTTGCATGTAAAG ATAAATGTTTGACCGAGAAGGTATATGATACACCCAGCAACAGATTGAGAAAATACAAGCGCTCTGCATCTTTCAATTCAAGAAGAGTTGTTCTCCTTTTCTCAGTCAT GTCGTGCATGGGGACGATCGTACTCATTTATCTTACTCTAAGAGTTAGAATGAGTGGTGATTGGGCTGCTAATGTTTAG